In Zalophus californianus isolate mZalCal1 chromosome 4, mZalCal1.pri.v2, whole genome shotgun sequence, the following proteins share a genomic window:
- the COL9A2 gene encoding collagen alpha-2(IX) chain isoform X2 — MAAAAAPRSLLLLLQVLGLALAQIRGPPGELGPPGPPGPPGVPGSDGIDGDKGPPGKAGPPGPKGEPGKAGPDGPDGKPGIDGLTGAKGEPGLMGIPGVKGQPGLPGPPGLPGPGFAGPPGPPGPVGLPGEIGITGPKGDPGPEGPSGPPGPPGKPGRPGTIQGLEGSADFLCPTNCPAGVKGPPGLQGVKGHPGRRGALGDSGRQGKPGPKGDVGASGEQGIPGPPGPQGIRGYPGMEGPKGETGPHGYKGMVGSIGAAGSPGEEGPRGPPGRAGEKGDVGSPGVQGPQGITGPKGATGPPGIDGKDGSPGTPGMKGSAGQAGRPGNQGHQGLAGVPGQPGTKGDPGDKGEPGQQGLPGFSGPPGKEGEPGPPGEIGPRGIVGQKGDQGERGPGGQPGPQGRQGPKGEQGSPGIPGPQGLPGIKGDKGSPGKTGPRGSVGDPGVAGLPGEKGEKGESGEPGPKGQGRDASDQHIVTVMMKMMQEQLAEVAVSAKREALGAVGMVGPPGPPGPPGYPGKQGPHGHPGPRGVPGIVGAVGQIGNTGPKGKRGEKGDQGEMGRGHPGMPGPPGIPGLPGRPGQAINGKDGARGSPGASGEAGRPGLPGPVGLPGFCEPAACLGASAYAPARLTEPGSIKGP; from the exons AGAGGTCCGCCAGGAGAACTGGGGCCCCCGGGCCCCCCAGGGCCGCCGGGAGTGCCTGGATCTGACGGCATCGAC GGTGACAAGGGGCCCCCCGGGAAAGCTGGCCCTCCG GGACCTAAGGGAGAGCCTGGCAAAGCGGGGCCGGATGGGCCGGACGGGAAGCCTGGGATTGAT gGTCTAACTGGAGCCAAGGGGGAGCCTGGCCTCATGGGGATCCCTGGAGTCAAG GGCCAGCCTGGGCTCCCAGGTCCCCCTGGCCTGCCG GGCCCTGGCTTTGCTGGACCTCCT GGGCCACCCGGACCTGTTGGCCTCCCGGGCGAGATTGGAATCACAGGCCCCAAG GGGGATCCTGGACCAGAGGGGCCATCGGGGCCCCCGGGGCCACCTGGCAAACCG GGCCGACCCGGAACCATCCAGGGCCTGGAAGGCAGCGCGGATTTCTTG TGTCCAACCAACTGTCCAGCGGGGGTGAAAGGCCCCCCAGGGCTGCAGGGAGTAAAG gGGCATCCTGGCAGACGCGGGGCTCTGGGAGATTCTGGCCGCCAGGGGAAGCCG GGTCCCAAGGGAGACGTGGGTGCCTCTGGAGAGCAAGGCATCCCTGGACCACCG GGTCCCCAGGGCATCAGGGGCTACCCGGGCATGGAGGGACCCAAAGGAGAGACG GGTCCTCATGGGTACAAAGGCATGGTGGGCTCCATTGGTGCCGCCGGGTCACCA GGTGAGGAAGGTCCGCGGGGGCCACCAGGCCGAGCCGGAGAGAAAGGCGATGTG GGCAGCCCAGGTGTTCAAGGACCCCAGGGAATAACAGGCCCGAAGGGAGCAACC GGCCCCCCAGGCATCGATGGCAAGGACGGGTCCCCAGGCACACCTGGCATGAAG ggCAGTGCAGGACAGGCCGGGCGGCCAGGAAACCAGGGCCACCAGGGCCTGGCG GGTGTGCCGGGCCAGCCTGGGACAAAAGGAGACCCAGGAGACAAG GGTGAACCAGGCCAGCAGGGCCTCCCTGGATTCTCTGGTCCTCCTGGGAAGGAG GGAGAGCCGGGACCTCCAGGAGAAATCGGACCCCGAGGCATCGTAGGGCAGAAG GGTGACCAGGGTGAGAGGGGGCCGGGGGGGCAGCCAGGCCCTCAAGGACGGCAG GGCCCCAAGGGGGAGCAGGGGTCCCCCGGAATTCCAGGGCCCCAAGGCTTGCCAGGCATCAAGGGAGACAAG GGCTCCCCAGGGAAGACCGGCCCCCGCGGCAGCGTG GGCGACCCGGGGGTGGCCGGCCTCCCGGGAGAGAAGGGCGAGAAG GGCGAGTCTGGCGAGCCGGGGCCCAAAGGACAG GGCCGAGACGCCAGTGACCAGCACATCGTGACcgtgatgatgaagatgatgcaAG agcAACTGGCAGAGGTCGCTGTGAGTGCCAAGCGGGAGGCCCTGGGTGCAGTCGGGATGGTGGGTCCTCCAGGACCCCCTGGGCCTCCTGGGTACCCAGGCAAGCAGGGACCCCATGGGCACCCTGGCCCTCGGGGCGTTCCTGGCATCGTGGGCGCCGTGGGTCAGATTGGCAACACAGGGCCCAAGG gAAAACGTGGAGAGAAGGGTGACCAGGGAGAGATGGGACGCGGGCACCCCGGGATGCCTGGGCCCCCGGGGATCCCCG GACTCCCTGGCCGGCCCGGCCAGGCAATCAACGGCAAGGATGGAGCTCGAGGGTCCCCAGGGGCCTCGGGAGAAGCAGGCCGACCAGGTCTGCCAGGCCCCGTGGGGCTGCCAGGCTTCTGTGAGCCTGCGGCCTGCCTTGGAGCCTCAGCCTACGCCCCTGCACGCCTCACGGAGCCTGGATCCATCAAAGGGCCATGA
- the COL9A2 gene encoding collagen alpha-2(IX) chain isoform X3 yields the protein MAAAAAPRSLLLLLQVLGLALAQIRGPPGELGPPGPPGPPGVPGSDGIDGDKGPPGKAGPPGPKGEPGKAGPDGPDGKPGIDGLTGAKGEPGLMGIPGVKGQPGLPGPPGLPGPGFAGPPGPPGPVGLPGEIGITGPKGDPGPEGPSGPPGPPGKPGRPGTIQGLEGSADFLCPTNCPAGVKGPPGLQGVKGHPGRRGALGDSGRQGKPGPKGDVGASGEQGIPGPPGPQGIRGYPGMEGPKGETGPHGYKGMVGSIGAAGSPGEEGPRGPPGRAGEKGDVGSPGVQGPQGITGPKGATGPPGIDGKDGSPGTPGMKGSAGQAGRPGNQGHQGLAGVPGQPGTKGDPGDKGEPGQQGLPGFSGPPGKEGEPGPPGEIGPRGIVGQKGDQGERGPGGQPGPQGRQGPKGEQGSPGIPGPQGLPGIKGDKGSPGKTGPRGSVGDPGVAGLPGEKGEKGESGEPGPKGQQGVRGEPGYPGPSGDAGAPGVQGYPGPPGPRGLAGDRGVPGLPGRQGVAGRDASDQHIVTVMMKMMQGKRGEKGDQGEMGRGHPGMPGPPGIPGLPGRPGQAINGKDGARGSPGASGEAGRPGLPGPVGLPGFCEPAACLGASAYAPARLTEPGSIKGP from the exons AGAGGTCCGCCAGGAGAACTGGGGCCCCCGGGCCCCCCAGGGCCGCCGGGAGTGCCTGGATCTGACGGCATCGAC GGTGACAAGGGGCCCCCCGGGAAAGCTGGCCCTCCG GGACCTAAGGGAGAGCCTGGCAAAGCGGGGCCGGATGGGCCGGACGGGAAGCCTGGGATTGAT gGTCTAACTGGAGCCAAGGGGGAGCCTGGCCTCATGGGGATCCCTGGAGTCAAG GGCCAGCCTGGGCTCCCAGGTCCCCCTGGCCTGCCG GGCCCTGGCTTTGCTGGACCTCCT GGGCCACCCGGACCTGTTGGCCTCCCGGGCGAGATTGGAATCACAGGCCCCAAG GGGGATCCTGGACCAGAGGGGCCATCGGGGCCCCCGGGGCCACCTGGCAAACCG GGCCGACCCGGAACCATCCAGGGCCTGGAAGGCAGCGCGGATTTCTTG TGTCCAACCAACTGTCCAGCGGGGGTGAAAGGCCCCCCAGGGCTGCAGGGAGTAAAG gGGCATCCTGGCAGACGCGGGGCTCTGGGAGATTCTGGCCGCCAGGGGAAGCCG GGTCCCAAGGGAGACGTGGGTGCCTCTGGAGAGCAAGGCATCCCTGGACCACCG GGTCCCCAGGGCATCAGGGGCTACCCGGGCATGGAGGGACCCAAAGGAGAGACG GGTCCTCATGGGTACAAAGGCATGGTGGGCTCCATTGGTGCCGCCGGGTCACCA GGTGAGGAAGGTCCGCGGGGGCCACCAGGCCGAGCCGGAGAGAAAGGCGATGTG GGCAGCCCAGGTGTTCAAGGACCCCAGGGAATAACAGGCCCGAAGGGAGCAACC GGCCCCCCAGGCATCGATGGCAAGGACGGGTCCCCAGGCACACCTGGCATGAAG ggCAGTGCAGGACAGGCCGGGCGGCCAGGAAACCAGGGCCACCAGGGCCTGGCG GGTGTGCCGGGCCAGCCTGGGACAAAAGGAGACCCAGGAGACAAG GGTGAACCAGGCCAGCAGGGCCTCCCTGGATTCTCTGGTCCTCCTGGGAAGGAG GGAGAGCCGGGACCTCCAGGAGAAATCGGACCCCGAGGCATCGTAGGGCAGAAG GGTGACCAGGGTGAGAGGGGGCCGGGGGGGCAGCCAGGCCCTCAAGGACGGCAG GGCCCCAAGGGGGAGCAGGGGTCCCCCGGAATTCCAGGGCCCCAAGGCTTGCCAGGCATCAAGGGAGACAAG GGCTCCCCAGGGAAGACCGGCCCCCGCGGCAGCGTG GGCGACCCGGGGGTGGCCGGCCTCCCGGGAGAGAAGGGCGAGAAG GGCGAGTCTGGCGAGCCGGGGCCCAAAGGACAG CAAGGAGTCCGCGGAGAACCCGGCTACCCCGGCCCCAGCGGGGATGCGGGCGCCCCGGGGGTGCAGGGCTACCCCGGGCCCCCAGGCCCTCGAGGACTGGCTGGAGACCGAGGCGTGCCGGGACTGCCCGGGAGACAGGGCGTGGCG GGCCGAGACGCCAGTGACCAGCACATCGTGACcgtgatgatgaagatgatgcaAG gAAAACGTGGAGAGAAGGGTGACCAGGGAGAGATGGGACGCGGGCACCCCGGGATGCCTGGGCCCCCGGGGATCCCCG GACTCCCTGGCCGGCCCGGCCAGGCAATCAACGGCAAGGATGGAGCTCGAGGGTCCCCAGGGGCCTCGGGAGAAGCAGGCCGACCAGGTCTGCCAGGCCCCGTGGGGCTGCCAGGCTTCTGTGAGCCTGCGGCCTGCCTTGGAGCCTCAGCCTACGCCCCTGCACGCCTCACGGAGCCTGGATCCATCAAAGGGCCATGA
- the COL9A2 gene encoding collagen alpha-2(IX) chain isoform X1, translating to MAAAAAPRSLLLLLQVLGLALAQIRGPPGELGPPGPPGPPGVPGSDGIDGDKGPPGKAGPPGPKGEPGKAGPDGPDGKPGIDGLTGAKGEPGLMGIPGVKGQPGLPGPPGLPGPGFAGPPGPPGPVGLPGEIGITGPKGDPGPEGPSGPPGPPGKPGRPGTIQGLEGSADFLCPTNCPAGVKGPPGLQGVKGHPGRRGALGDSGRQGKPGPKGDVGASGEQGIPGPPGPQGIRGYPGMEGPKGETGPHGYKGMVGSIGAAGSPGEEGPRGPPGRAGEKGDVGSPGVQGPQGITGPKGATGPPGIDGKDGSPGTPGMKGSAGQAGRPGNQGHQGLAGVPGQPGTKGDPGDKGEPGQQGLPGFSGPPGKEGEPGPPGEIGPRGIVGQKGDQGERGPGGQPGPQGRQGPKGEQGSPGIPGPQGLPGIKGDKGSPGKTGPRGSVGDPGVAGLPGEKGEKGESGEPGPKGQQGVRGEPGYPGPSGDAGAPGVQGYPGPPGPRGLAGDRGVPGLPGRQGVAGRDASDQHIVTVMMKMMQEQLAEVAVSAKREALGAVGMVGPPGPPGPPGYPGKQGPHGHPGPRGVPGIVGAVGQIGNTGPKGKRGEKGDQGEMGRGHPGMPGPPGIPGLPGRPGQAINGKDGARGSPGASGEAGRPGLPGPVGLPGFCEPAACLGASAYAPARLTEPGSIKGP from the exons AGAGGTCCGCCAGGAGAACTGGGGCCCCCGGGCCCCCCAGGGCCGCCGGGAGTGCCTGGATCTGACGGCATCGAC GGTGACAAGGGGCCCCCCGGGAAAGCTGGCCCTCCG GGACCTAAGGGAGAGCCTGGCAAAGCGGGGCCGGATGGGCCGGACGGGAAGCCTGGGATTGAT gGTCTAACTGGAGCCAAGGGGGAGCCTGGCCTCATGGGGATCCCTGGAGTCAAG GGCCAGCCTGGGCTCCCAGGTCCCCCTGGCCTGCCG GGCCCTGGCTTTGCTGGACCTCCT GGGCCACCCGGACCTGTTGGCCTCCCGGGCGAGATTGGAATCACAGGCCCCAAG GGGGATCCTGGACCAGAGGGGCCATCGGGGCCCCCGGGGCCACCTGGCAAACCG GGCCGACCCGGAACCATCCAGGGCCTGGAAGGCAGCGCGGATTTCTTG TGTCCAACCAACTGTCCAGCGGGGGTGAAAGGCCCCCCAGGGCTGCAGGGAGTAAAG gGGCATCCTGGCAGACGCGGGGCTCTGGGAGATTCTGGCCGCCAGGGGAAGCCG GGTCCCAAGGGAGACGTGGGTGCCTCTGGAGAGCAAGGCATCCCTGGACCACCG GGTCCCCAGGGCATCAGGGGCTACCCGGGCATGGAGGGACCCAAAGGAGAGACG GGTCCTCATGGGTACAAAGGCATGGTGGGCTCCATTGGTGCCGCCGGGTCACCA GGTGAGGAAGGTCCGCGGGGGCCACCAGGCCGAGCCGGAGAGAAAGGCGATGTG GGCAGCCCAGGTGTTCAAGGACCCCAGGGAATAACAGGCCCGAAGGGAGCAACC GGCCCCCCAGGCATCGATGGCAAGGACGGGTCCCCAGGCACACCTGGCATGAAG ggCAGTGCAGGACAGGCCGGGCGGCCAGGAAACCAGGGCCACCAGGGCCTGGCG GGTGTGCCGGGCCAGCCTGGGACAAAAGGAGACCCAGGAGACAAG GGTGAACCAGGCCAGCAGGGCCTCCCTGGATTCTCTGGTCCTCCTGGGAAGGAG GGAGAGCCGGGACCTCCAGGAGAAATCGGACCCCGAGGCATCGTAGGGCAGAAG GGTGACCAGGGTGAGAGGGGGCCGGGGGGGCAGCCAGGCCCTCAAGGACGGCAG GGCCCCAAGGGGGAGCAGGGGTCCCCCGGAATTCCAGGGCCCCAAGGCTTGCCAGGCATCAAGGGAGACAAG GGCTCCCCAGGGAAGACCGGCCCCCGCGGCAGCGTG GGCGACCCGGGGGTGGCCGGCCTCCCGGGAGAGAAGGGCGAGAAG GGCGAGTCTGGCGAGCCGGGGCCCAAAGGACAG CAAGGAGTCCGCGGAGAACCCGGCTACCCCGGCCCCAGCGGGGATGCGGGCGCCCCGGGGGTGCAGGGCTACCCCGGGCCCCCAGGCCCTCGAGGACTGGCTGGAGACCGAGGCGTGCCGGGACTGCCCGGGAGACAGGGCGTGGCG GGCCGAGACGCCAGTGACCAGCACATCGTGACcgtgatgatgaagatgatgcaAG agcAACTGGCAGAGGTCGCTGTGAGTGCCAAGCGGGAGGCCCTGGGTGCAGTCGGGATGGTGGGTCCTCCAGGACCCCCTGGGCCTCCTGGGTACCCAGGCAAGCAGGGACCCCATGGGCACCCTGGCCCTCGGGGCGTTCCTGGCATCGTGGGCGCCGTGGGTCAGATTGGCAACACAGGGCCCAAGG gAAAACGTGGAGAGAAGGGTGACCAGGGAGAGATGGGACGCGGGCACCCCGGGATGCCTGGGCCCCCGGGGATCCCCG GACTCCCTGGCCGGCCCGGCCAGGCAATCAACGGCAAGGATGGAGCTCGAGGGTCCCCAGGGGCCTCGGGAGAAGCAGGCCGACCAGGTCTGCCAGGCCCCGTGGGGCTGCCAGGCTTCTGTGAGCCTGCGGCCTGCCTTGGAGCCTCAGCCTACGCCCCTGCACGCCTCACGGAGCCTGGATCCATCAAAGGGCCATGA